The genomic region GCGAGGTCATCGCGCACGCGGTCGCGCAGGAGGTCGAGCCGGCGGCGCGCGAGCTCTACCGGCTGCTGCGGCGGCTCGAGCCGGGATGGCCGGAGTTCCCGAGCCGCGCAGCCGACGCGGTGGCGACGCGTCTGGGGTGGGGACGAGACAGCGACGCGAGCGGTTCGTAGACTGGCCGCAGGAGGTGGCATGCGATCGCTCACCGCAGACGAACTCCGTGCGTCGTTCGTGAACGCCGCGCCCGACGAGCTGAGAGCCATCGAGGTTCCGCTCAAGGTCGTGATGACCGACTGGGACCCCCTCGACTTCCTCGCGTGGCGCGACCCGAAGTACCGCGACCGCGGGTACCTCGTCGCCGAGGTCGACGGCGAGCCGCGCGGCATCGTGTTGCGCGCGGCATCGGGGAACCCGCGTGCCCGCGCCGCGATGTGCAATCTGTGCCACACGATGCAGCCGGCCGACCAGGTGCGGATGTTCAGCGCCCGCAAGGCCGGCAGCGCCGGCGAACACGGCGACAGCGTCGGCACCTACATCTGCGCGGATCTGTCGTGCCATGAGAACGTGCGCCTCGCGGCGCCGCTCGCGCCCAACGAGATCCGCGCGAGCGTCGACATGCGCATCGACGGCACGAAGCGCCGGACAGAGGCTTTCGTAGGACGGGTATTCGAGACGACGGGGAGGTCGGCATGACCGGGCGAGTGGTGGTGATCGGCGACGCGCTCATCGACGAGCTGCGCGACGACACGGATGTGCGGGAATTCGTGGGAGGGGCGGCGCTGAACGTCGCGGTCGGGCTGTCCAGGCTCGGCGTCCCGACGACCCTGATCGCGATGGTCGGCGATGACGAGGCGGGGGCGCACATCCGCGCGTTCCTGTCCGACTACGGCGTGGAGCTGATCGCGACGCCCTCCGAGCACGGCTCGGCGCGCGCGGTCAGCACGCGCAACAAGTACGGAGAGCCCGAGTACGTCTTCAACGAGGCGTCGCGCGCTCGCCGCATCCGCTACGGCGAGGCCGAACGCGTCGCGATGGCGGAGGCCCCGTTCATCGCGATCAGCTGCATCGCGCTCGACGACGTCGAGCAGACCGCCGAACTCGGCGAGGCGCTGAGCGCCGCGGGCACCCGGTTCGCGATCGACCCCAACCCACGCACGGGCATGATGGCCGACCGGGACCGGTTCGTGCAGGGGCTCGAGGGGCTCGTCACGGCAGCATCGCTCGTCAAGGTCGGCGAGGAGGATGCCGAGGTGCTGTACGACTCCGACCTCGCCGCGGTCCGCGCGCGGCTGGTCGATCTGGGCGCGCAGGCCGTGCTGGCGACGGCCGGCGCAGGCGGTGCGACCATCGAGGCCGGGGGTGAGGACGTGACCGCGCCGATCTCGGATCTGCCGGGCCGCATCGTCGACACGATGGGCGCGGGGGATGCGGCCTTCGCGGCGACCGTCGCCGCCATGGTCGATGGGACGCCGGCCGATGCCGACGCGTGGTCGACGGTGCTCCACGGCGCCATGGACATCGCGGCGGCGACGTGCCGCTTCGAGGGCGCTCTGCTGCGGCAGCCGTCGGCGCTGAAGTCGATCGACATGGACCTGATCGGCACCTGAACCGCCCGGGTGCGCACCGATTTCTGACTCCGCCCAAGACCGGGTAAGATTGCTGATCGCGCCTCCGGTCGACTGTACAAGCTGGGCGGGTGCGCATTGGCGAGTTACCCAAGCGGCCAAAGGGATCTGACTGTAAATCAGCCGTCTTAGACTTCGGGGGTTCGAATCCCTCACTCGCCACTCTGTGATGAGTCGCGACATAGATGACATCTGAGTCGCGACATGGGAGACATCAAGTGAGAGAGCCCGGCCATCGGCCGGGCTCTTTTTGTGTGTTGCGCCAGTAGCCGCGTGTGGGGTCGATGGTGTTGGTCGCGATGATCTCGCCGGTGTCGAGGTGGACGACGGTGATGGTGTGGTCGTCGGCGAGGGCGAGGACGCGTTTGCCGGCGTGGCTGGTTCCGATGCCGAGGTGGTGCATGCGGCCGGCGCGTCGGAAGCTGATCTTGCCGCCGTCGCCGACTTTGTCGTAGCGGAGCCGGTAGTGGACCGGGTTTCGGGAGCCGGCGGGAACGGCTTTCGGTGTGGCGTTGTAGGCGGTCGCGGGGGTGTGTCCGTCGAGGGCGCGGTGCGGCCGGTGGTGGTTGTAGTACTCGCGGAACCGGTCGAGCTGGTGCTGCAGGTCGGGGAGCGTGGTGGGGGCGGGCTGCCGGGCGAGCCAGCGTTTCAGGGTCTGGTGGAAGCGTTCGATCTTCCCCTGGGTCTGCGGGTGGTTCGGGGAGCCGTTCTTCTGCCGGACGCCGAGGACGGGGAGGACGTATTCGAACGCGTTGCGGCCGCCACCGGAGCGGGCGGTGTAGACGCGGCCGTTGTCGGTGAGGGTCGAGGCGGGGATGCCGTGGACGTCGATGGTGGTGAGGAAGGTGTGGACGACATCATCGCCGGTGACCGGGATGTGCGCGGTGCAGGACAGCAGGCAGCGGGAGTGGTCGTCGAGCCAGTTCAGGATCTCGACGTCGGTGCCGTCCGCGAGTCGCCAGTGTGTGAAGTCGGATTGCCAGGTCTCGTTCGGCTGCGCGGCTTCGAACCGGATGTAGGAGGACCGGGGGCGTTTGCGTGGTTCGGGGGTGATCAGGTTCGCGTCGGTCAGGATCCGCCGGATCGTGGAGGTCGATGGTGCCCGCAGTCCTTCCTGGGTGAGGTGCCAGGCGATGGTGACCGGTCCGGCATCCAGCCCGGATGCCGACAGGCTCAGCCGCAGCACGATGATGCGTTCCCGCACCCGGTCGGTCGTGCGATGCGGGCTGGACAGCGGGGCCCGCGACCGCGGCTCGAGCGCATCGAGCCCGCCCTCCCGGTAGCGGACGAGCAGACGGTGCAGATGCTGACGGCTCATCCCGTACTCCGCGGCCGCGGCCGAGACCGACAGCTCGCCCGAGACGACCTTCAACACCACGACCCGATGCTTCGACATGCACGTGACTGTCGCCGATGACGCGACTCACGTGTCACCCATCACCCGTCACCTATGTCATGAACCCACACACCTCACTCGCCACTCTCCGAGAACCGCGGAATTCCGCGGGAAATCGACGAACAGCCCCTGCCGATTCCGGCGGGGGCTTCTTCGTCTCGCACGCTGTCCGGCGGGCGCTCCGCCCGGGCCGGGTGACCGCGCCGCCGCCGGGTCGTAGATTGAGGGGCAGGTCGCGACGAGGAGGTCCCCGATGACAACCGAATCTGCGCCGTGGTGGAAGTCCGCGGTCGTCTACCAGGTCTACCCCCGCAGCTTCGCCGATTCGGACGGAGACGGCATCGGCGACCTGCGCGGCATCCGCTCCCACCTCGACCACCTGCGCGACCTCGGCATCGACGCGCTGTGGATCTCGCCGTTCTACCGGTCGCCCCAGGACGACAACGGCTACGACATCAGCGACTATCGCGACGTCGATCCGATGTTCGGCACGCTCGGCGACCTCGACGAGTTGATCGCCGCCGCGGACGAGCGCGGCATCCGCATCGTGCTCGACCTCGTCGTGAATCACACCTCCGACGAGCACGCCTGGTTCGAGGCCTCGCGGGCCCGGCGGGGCGGCAAGGACGACTGGTACATCTGGCGCGACGCACGCGACGGCCACGAGCCCGGGACGCCGGGTGCGGAGCCGAACAACTGGCGGTCCTTCTTCGGCGGCCCCGCGTGGGAGTGGGATGCCGGGCGCGGTCAGTACTACCTGCACCTGTTCTCGCGGAAGCAGCCCGACCTCAACTGGGAGAACCCCGACGTGCGCGCCGCCGTCCACGACATGATGTCGTGGTGGCTCGACCGGGGGATCGGCGGATTCCGCATGGACGTCATCAACCTCATCTCGAAGGTCCCGGGTCTGCCCGACGGCGAGGTCGGCGAGGACGGGCTCGGGAACGGCGCACCGTTCGCGATGGGCGGCCCGCGGCTGGAGGAGTTCCTCGTCGAGATGCACGATCGTGTCTTCGCCGGTCGCGACGAGGTCTACCTGACGGTCGGCGAGATGCCGGGCGCGACCCCGGAGCAGGGGAGCCGGTTCACCGATCTCGCGTCCGGTCCGCTGAGCATGGTCTTCCAGTTCGAGCACGTCGATCTCGATCACGTCGGCGGCAAGTGGCGGCACCAGCCGGTGCGGGCGATCGACCTCAAGCGCAGCTTCGGGCGCTGGCAGGAGGCGCTCGCGGAGCACGGCTGGAACAGCCTGTACTTCGAGAACCACGACCAGCCGCGGGTCGTCTCGCGCTGGGGCGACGACGGCGAGCACTGGCGTGCGTCGGCGACCGCGTTCGCGACCGTGCTGCACCTGATGCGCGGGACGCCGTACGTCTACCAGGGCGAGGAGATCGGGATGACGAGCTACCCGTTCGCCTCGCG from Microbacter sp. GSS18 harbors:
- a CDS encoding FBP domain-containing protein, with amino-acid sequence MRSLTADELRASFVNAAPDELRAIEVPLKVVMTDWDPLDFLAWRDPKYRDRGYLVAEVDGEPRGIVLRAASGNPRARAAMCNLCHTMQPADQVRMFSARKAGSAGEHGDSVGTYICADLSCHENVRLAAPLAPNEIRASVDMRIDGTKRRTEAFVGRVFETTGRSA
- a CDS encoding PfkB family carbohydrate kinase, producing MTGRVVVIGDALIDELRDDTDVREFVGGAALNVAVGLSRLGVPTTLIAMVGDDEAGAHIRAFLSDYGVELIATPSEHGSARAVSTRNKYGEPEYVFNEASRARRIRYGEAERVAMAEAPFIAISCIALDDVEQTAELGEALSAAGTRFAIDPNPRTGMMADRDRFVQGLEGLVTAASLVKVGEEDAEVLYDSDLAAVRARLVDLGAQAVLATAGAGGATIEAGGEDVTAPISDLPGRIVDTMGAGDAAFAATVAAMVDGTPADADAWSTVLHGAMDIAAATCRFEGALLRQPSALKSIDMDLIGT
- a CDS encoding IS481 family transposase produces the protein MSKHRVVVLKVVSGELSVSAAAAEYGMSRQHLHRLLVRYREGGLDALEPRSRAPLSSPHRTTDRVRERIIVLRLSLSASGLDAGPVTIAWHLTQEGLRAPSTSTIRRILTDANLITPEPRKRPRSSYIRFEAAQPNETWQSDFTHWRLADGTDVEILNWLDDHSRCLLSCTAHIPVTGDDVVHTFLTTIDVHGIPASTLTDNGRVYTARSGGGRNAFEYVLPVLGVRQKNGSPNHPQTQGKIERFHQTLKRWLARQPAPTTLPDLQHQLDRFREYYNHHRPHRALDGHTPATAYNATPKAVPAGSRNPVHYRLRYDKVGDGGKISFRRAGRMHHLGIGTSHAGKRVLALADDHTITVVHLDTGEIIATNTIDPTRGYWRNTQKEPGRWPGSLT
- a CDS encoding alpha-glucosidase; translation: MTTESAPWWKSAVVYQVYPRSFADSDGDGIGDLRGIRSHLDHLRDLGIDALWISPFYRSPQDDNGYDISDYRDVDPMFGTLGDLDELIAAADERGIRIVLDLVVNHTSDEHAWFEASRARRGGKDDWYIWRDARDGHEPGTPGAEPNNWRSFFGGPAWEWDAGRGQYYLHLFSRKQPDLNWENPDVRAAVHDMMSWWLDRGIGGFRMDVINLISKVPGLPDGEVGEDGLGNGAPFAMGGPRLEEFLVEMHDRVFAGRDEVYLTVGEMPGATPEQGSRFTDLASGPLSMVFQFEHVDLDHVGGKWRHQPVRAIDLKRSFGRWQEALAEHGWNSLYFENHDQPRVVSRWGDDGEHWRASATAFATVLHLMRGTPYVYQGEEIGMTSYPFASRADLRDIESLNHFDAAVARGEDPNAVLAAIRHIGRDNARTPMQWDASPHAGFTEGEPWIPVNPNHTWLNVAAQADDPGSVLAYYRRLIALRHSDPVVVDGTFRMLLPEHPDVFAYAREGDGGRVVVIANLSGERYEVDVPEVDGSGLVLANVSVDGRTDRRLDLGPWEARVYRAGR